The Clostridium sporogenes genome contains a region encoding:
- a CDS encoding ABC transporter ATP-binding protein, which yields MEKVIEMKGITKVFPGTIANDDVNFDLNKSETHVLLGENGAGKTTLMNVLYGLYQAEKGEIFVNGEKVNILGPNDAIKQGIGMVHQHFMLVHNFTVAENIVLGTEPRKGFKLDISKAIEDVEEISKKYGFSIDPKSVIEDISVGQQQKVEILKALYRGAEILILDEPTAVLTPQEIDELGIIIDNLKNQGKSIILITHKLKEVMKMSDRVTIIRRGKVTGSVNTKETNIDELAELMVGRKVNLQMDKKPQNLGKEILQVQNLKAKDKRGVNVLKDVNLSVRQGEIVGIAGVDGNGQSEFIEVLTGLRKADAGSINLNGEEILNKSSRQIIDKGVGHIPEDRHKRGLILKYSLYENSVLGKHHKAPFSKGIVMDYKAIRKHCNTLIEEFDVRTPNDEVNASALSGGNQQKLIAAREISKDPDLLIASQPTRGLDVGAIEYIHKRLIEERENGKAVLLVSLELDEILSLSDRIAVMYDGKIIEILDRKDATEQKLGVLMAGGKLEDNKKEVK from the coding sequence ATGGAAAAAGTAATTGAGATGAAAGGAATAACTAAAGTTTTTCCCGGAACTATAGCTAATGATGACGTTAACTTTGATTTGAATAAAAGTGAAACTCATGTATTGTTAGGTGAAAATGGTGCAGGAAAAACCACCCTTATGAATGTATTATATGGATTATATCAAGCAGAAAAAGGTGAAATATTTGTTAATGGTGAAAAAGTTAATATATTAGGACCTAATGATGCTATTAAACAAGGAATAGGTATGGTGCACCAGCACTTTATGCTAGTTCATAATTTTACTGTAGCAGAAAATATAGTACTTGGAACAGAACCTAGAAAAGGGTTTAAGTTAGATATAAGTAAAGCCATAGAAGATGTGGAAGAAATATCAAAAAAATATGGTTTTTCAATAGATCCTAAATCTGTTATAGAGGATATATCAGTAGGACAACAACAAAAAGTAGAGATATTAAAAGCATTATACAGAGGCGCTGAAATACTTATATTAGATGAACCTACAGCGGTTTTAACACCGCAGGAAATTGATGAATTGGGTATAATTATTGATAATTTAAAAAATCAAGGAAAATCTATTATACTTATAACACATAAATTAAAAGAAGTTATGAAAATGAGTGATAGAGTTACAATAATAAGAAGGGGGAAGGTTACAGGTTCCGTTAATACAAAGGAAACTAATATAGATGAGTTGGCAGAACTCATGGTAGGAAGAAAAGTTAATCTTCAAATGGATAAAAAACCTCAAAATTTAGGAAAAGAAATATTACAGGTACAGAATCTTAAGGCTAAAGATAAAAGAGGTGTTAATGTATTAAAGGATGTTAATCTTTCTGTAAGGCAAGGAGAAATCGTTGGTATAGCTGGAGTAGATGGCAACGGACAAAGTGAATTTATAGAAGTTTTAACAGGACTTAGGAAGGCGGATGCCGGAAGTATAAATCTTAATGGAGAAGAAATACTTAATAAATCATCAAGACAAATAATAGATAAAGGTGTAGGCCATATTCCTGAAGATAGACATAAGAGAGGATTAATACTTAAATATTCCCTTTATGAAAATTCTGTTTTAGGAAAACATCATAAAGCACCTTTTAGTAAAGGTATAGTTATGGATTATAAAGCCATAAGGAAACATTGTAATACACTTATAGAAGAGTTTGATGTAAGAACCCCAAATGATGAGGTTAATGCATCTGCATTATCCGGAGGTAATCAACAAAAACTTATAGCAGCTAGAGAAATATCTAAGGACCCAGATCTGTTAATAGCATCTCAACCCACTAGGGGGTTAGATGTTGGGGCTATAGAATATATTCATAAAAGGCTAATAGAGGAAAGAGAAAATGGAAAAGCTGTATTATTAGTTTCCTTAGAATTAGATGAAATACTATCTTTATCTGATAGAATTGCTGTTATGTACGATGGTAAAATAATAGAAATATTAGATAGAAAAGACGCCACAGAGCAAAAACTAGGTGTATTAATGGCTGGTGGGAAATTAGAAGATAATAAGAAAGAGGTGAAATAA
- a CDS encoding ABC transporter permease, producing MSDNSKKRTISNGLINVLKSLAFPLGAIVISILVSVFFVMWAKGYSITEYFSAFSDLFTTIWRGSFGDKRKTLETMIYVTPLIFTGVANAIAFRCGLFNIGVEGQFIVGMISAAILGLIPGLNPVVHGILIILGGIVAGSIWAGIPGYLKAKIGTNEVINTIMMNYLGLYLGNYIILRSRFSVKSSASTPIIQKSAQLLRFSNMSRASISLIIGIVFAIFIYWLLWKTTIGYEIRAVGFNPSGAEYGGINIAKNTILAMVLSGAIAGIGGATHVAGVMHQAQDMMVLPGFGFDGIAVALLAKNNPIGCIASAILFGALNSSSKMLQLNGIPKQIVYLVQSIIIIFVATDYIVKYFSEKKNRKVLING from the coding sequence GTGAGTGACAATAGCAAGAAAAGAACTATAAGTAATGGTCTTATAAACGTTCTAAAATCTTTAGCATTTCCACTTGGTGCAATTGTAATTTCTATACTTGTATCCGTATTCTTTGTTATGTGGGCAAAGGGATATTCAATAACTGAATATTTTTCAGCTTTTAGTGATCTTTTCACTACTATATGGCGAGGAAGCTTTGGAGATAAAAGAAAAACTCTTGAAACAATGATATATGTCACCCCTTTAATATTTACAGGAGTAGCTAATGCTATAGCCTTTAGATGTGGATTATTTAATATAGGGGTTGAAGGACAGTTTATAGTAGGAATGATATCTGCAGCAATACTAGGACTTATTCCAGGATTGAATCCAGTTGTACATGGGATATTAATAATATTAGGTGGAATAGTAGCGGGTTCTATTTGGGCAGGAATACCAGGATATTTAAAAGCTAAGATAGGAACAAATGAAGTTATAAACACAATAATGATGAATTATTTAGGATTATATTTGGGAAATTATATAATATTAAGATCTAGATTTTCAGTTAAAAGTTCAGCTAGTACACCTATAATTCAAAAAAGTGCTCAATTATTAAGGTTTAGTAATATGAGTAGAGCTAGTATAAGTTTAATAATAGGAATAGTGTTTGCTATATTTATATATTGGCTTTTATGGAAAACTACCATAGGATATGAAATAAGAGCAGTTGGATTTAATCCATCTGGAGCCGAGTATGGCGGGATTAATATAGCTAAAAATACAATTTTAGCTATGGTTTTATCAGGAGCTATTGCAGGTATAGGTGGAGCTACCCATGTAGCAGGTGTTATGCATCAAGCACAAGATATGATGGTATTACCTGGATTCGGATTCGATGGTATAGCCGTTGCACTACTTGCAAAAAATAATCCTATAGGGTGTATAGCTTCTGCTATACTATTTGGAGCATTAAACAGTAGTTCTAAGATGCTTCAACTTAATGGCATACCAAAGCAAATAGTTTATCTTGTTCAATCAATAATAATTATATTTGTAGCAACTGATTATATAGTAAAATATTTCTCAGAGAAAAAGAATAGGAAGGTGTTAATCAATGGATAG
- a CDS encoding sugar-binding transcriptional regulator, translated as MEDILKLQQKIVPEMLKLLEKRYNILRTIYYKQPIGRRVLANDLEIGERIVRTEINFLKSQSLIDINSSGMTVTKEGEEIIDKLKSFIHEVKGLKEIENIIKNKLEIFEVIIVPGNLDEDITVKNELGKAAANYLKNIVQDKDIIALTGGSTVKEVVDNMPKINTLKDAVVVPARGGIGRDVELQANTLVANLASKINANYKLMHVQDNLSEAALKAVMEEKSIKEVLDMIHKVNILIHGIGIAEVMATRRGIASEEIAYIEEKKAVAEAFGYYFDMKGNVVHSSPTIGIKRESIKNANKLIAVSGGKKKAKAILAAELRNTNSVLITDEGAAREIINILENE; from the coding sequence ATGGAAGATATTCTAAAGTTGCAGCAAAAGATAGTTCCGGAAATGTTAAAGTTATTAGAAAAAAGATATAACATATTAAGGACTATTTACTATAAACAGCCTATAGGAAGAAGAGTTTTAGCAAATGATTTAGAAATAGGTGAAAGAATAGTAAGAACAGAAATTAATTTTCTAAAAAGTCAAAGCTTAATAGATATTAATTCTTCAGGTATGACTGTAACAAAAGAAGGGGAAGAAATAATAGATAAGTTAAAATCCTTTATACATGAAGTAAAGGGATTAAAAGAAATAGAAAATATAATTAAAAATAAATTAGAAATATTTGAAGTTATAATTGTTCCAGGAAATTTAGATGAAGATATAACAGTTAAGAATGAATTGGGAAAAGCTGCAGCTAATTATTTGAAAAATATAGTACAAGATAAAGATATAATAGCATTAACTGGTGGCAGTACTGTAAAAGAAGTTGTAGATAATATGCCAAAAATAAATACCTTAAAGGATGCAGTTGTAGTACCAGCAAGAGGTGGCATAGGAAGAGATGTAGAATTACAGGCTAATACTTTAGTTGCAAATTTAGCTTCTAAAATTAATGCTAATTATAAATTGATGCATGTACAGGATAACCTTAGCGAAGCAGCATTAAAAGCTGTTATGGAAGAAAAATCAATAAAAGAAGTATTAGATATGATACACAAAGTTAATATACTAATACATGGCATAGGAATAGCTGAAGTAATGGCCACTAGAAGAGGAATCGCATCAGAAGAAATAGCATATATAGAAGAAAAAAAAGCTGTAGCAGAAGCTTTTGGATATTACTTTGATATGAAAGGTAATGTGGTACATTCAAGCCCAACTATAGGAATAAAAAGAGAAAGCATAAAAAATGCAAACAAACTTATAGCAGTATCAGGGGGCAAAAAAAAGGCTAAAGCAATACTGGCAGCAGAACTTAGAAATACAAATAGTGTATTAATAACAGATGAGGGAGCTGCTAGAGAAATTATTAATATTTTAGAAAATGAATAA
- the rpoN gene encoding RNA polymerase factor sigma-54: MNFGLSLTQEQKLIMTQQMQLSIKLLQMSTYELQQYVEKEVQENPVLDSQNTDKEDKIIEDINYKKLIKHLEDNGNEYGNYSSYNKEEETSPFNFISNEKSLKEYLQEQIIELNENKYIKSICIYIIENIDDKGYLSVNDEEISEELKVPLDSIKEAIDIVQSLEPDGIGARNLKECLKIQLKKKSINNIKICEIIDNYLPLVAENRYNVISKKLGISIKKAQEYGDVIKTLQPKPSRGFYTGDEVKYIVPDAYIKKIDNEYYIIMNEELLPKLTVNNLYKEIVLNDTDENAVEFVKEKLNSAIFLIKSIENRKSTIYRVLEKILEIQKDYFDFGIEFLKPMTLREIADSLGMHESTISRAIRDKYINTNRGTILIKDLFTTGITANNSTGEDISVEFIKKEIKELIDKEDKKKPISDQIICNILNNKGIQISRRTVAKYREELGIQSSKCRKRF, from the coding sequence ATGAATTTTGGCTTATCCTTAACACAGGAACAAAAGTTAATAATGACACAACAAATGCAGTTATCTATTAAACTTCTTCAGATGTCTACCTATGAATTGCAACAATATGTTGAAAAGGAAGTTCAAGAAAATCCTGTTTTAGATTCTCAGAATACTGATAAAGAAGATAAGATTATAGAGGATATAAACTATAAAAAATTAATTAAACATTTAGAGGATAATGGAAATGAATATGGTAATTATAGTAGCTACAATAAAGAAGAAGAAACCTCACCTTTTAATTTTATATCCAATGAAAAATCATTAAAAGAATACTTACAAGAGCAAATTATAGAATTAAATGAAAACAAATACATAAAGTCCATATGCATATACATAATAGAAAACATAGATGATAAAGGATATTTATCTGTAAACGATGAGGAAATATCTGAGGAATTAAAAGTTCCACTAGATTCAATAAAAGAAGCCATAGATATAGTACAGTCATTAGAACCAGATGGTATAGGTGCTAGGAATTTAAAAGAATGTTTAAAGATACAATTAAAAAAGAAATCCATAAATAATATCAAGATATGTGAAATTATAGACAATTATCTTCCTTTAGTAGCAGAGAATAGATATAATGTTATATCTAAAAAACTTGGTATATCAATAAAAAAGGCCCAGGAATATGGAGATGTTATAAAAACTCTTCAGCCTAAACCTTCAAGAGGATTTTATACTGGTGATGAAGTAAAATATATAGTTCCAGATGCATATATAAAAAAAATAGATAACGAATACTATATAATTATGAATGAAGAACTATTACCTAAGTTAACAGTAAATAATTTATATAAAGAGATAGTTTTAAATGATACAGATGAAAATGCAGTAGAATTTGTAAAAGAAAAATTAAATAGTGCCATTTTTTTAATTAAAAGTATAGAGAATAGAAAATCTACAATTTATAGAGTATTAGAAAAAATTTTAGAAATACAAAAGGATTATTTTGATTTTGGAATTGAGTTTTTGAAACCAATGACTTTAAGGGAAATAGCTGATAGTTTAGGTATGCATGAGTCTACTATAAGTAGAGCTATAAGAGATAAATATATAAATACTAATAGAGGTACCATACTTATAAAAGATTTATTTACTACGGGAATTACTGCTAATAATAGTACAGGGGAAGATATTTCTGTAGAATTTATAAAAAAAGAAATAAAAGAATTAATAGATAAAGAAGATAAGAAAAAGCCTATATCTGATCAAATAATATGTAATATATTAAATAATAAGGGCATACAAATATCGAGAAGAACTGTGGCTAAATACAGAGAAGAGTTAGGTATACAATCTTCAAAATGTAGAAAGCGTTTTTAA
- the gap gene encoding type I glyceraldehyde-3-phosphate dehydrogenase, whose amino-acid sequence MVKVAINGFGRIGRNVFKALVKNYKDELQVVAINDLTSPATLAHLLKYDSLYGKFDGTVEAKETSIVVNGNEIKIFAERDPKNIDWNSTGAEIVIESTGLFTDGEKANAHLGGTVKKVLISAPAKNEDKTIVMGVNHEEYDPANHNIISNASCTTNCLAPFAKVLDENFGIESGLMTTIHAYTGDQRVLDAPHKDLRRARAAAESMIPTTTGAAKAVALVLPQLKGKLNGMAVRVPTPTVSLTDLVFTVKKDVTVEEINAALKKAAEGELKGILGYSEEPLVSIDYRGDERSSIVDALSTSVIDNRLVKVVSWYDNEYGYSHRLADLTKFVADRL is encoded by the coding sequence ATGGTTAAAGTTGCTATTAATGGATTTGGAAGAATAGGAAGAAATGTGTTTAAGGCTTTGGTTAAGAACTATAAAGATGAATTACAAGTGGTGGCTATAAATGATTTAACAAGCCCAGCTACACTAGCTCATTTATTAAAATATGATAGTTTATATGGAAAATTTGATGGAACTGTAGAAGCTAAAGAAACTTCAATAGTAGTTAACGGAAATGAAATAAAAATATTTGCAGAAAGAGATCCAAAAAATATAGACTGGAATTCAACAGGAGCAGAAATAGTAATAGAATCAACAGGTTTATTTACAGATGGAGAAAAAGCAAATGCTCATTTAGGTGGAACAGTTAAAAAAGTTTTAATTTCAGCACCAGCTAAAAATGAAGATAAAACAATAGTTATGGGTGTTAACCATGAAGAATATGACCCAGCAAACCATAATATAATATCAAATGCATCTTGCACAACAAACTGTTTAGCACCATTTGCTAAAGTTCTTGACGAAAATTTTGGAATAGAATCAGGATTAATGACAACTATTCATGCATATACAGGAGACCAAAGAGTACTAGATGCTCCACACAAAGATCTAAGAAGAGCAAGAGCAGCAGCAGAATCAATGATACCAACAACTACAGGAGCAGCTAAAGCGGTTGCATTAGTATTACCACAATTAAAAGGAAAATTAAATGGAATGGCTGTAAGAGTACCAACTCCAACAGTTTCATTAACAGACTTAGTTTTCACAGTTAAAAAAGATGTAACTGTAGAAGAAATTAATGCAGCACTTAAAAAAGCAGCTGAAGGTGAATTAAAAGGAATATTAGGATACAGCGAAGAACCACTAGTATCAATCGACTACAGAGGAGACGAAAGATCTTCAATAGTTGACGCATTATCAACTAGTGTAATAGACAACAGATTAGTTAAGGTTGTTTCATGGTATGACAATGAATATGGTTATTCTCACAGATTAGCAGATTTAACTAAATTTGTAGCTGATAGACTTTAA
- a CDS encoding ABC transporter permease: MDSLIIIGLVTATLRTATPLVFAGLGGVFSERAGVVNIGLEGMMVMGAFFSVYGTYLTGSPLVGILFAIVAGALIALLHAFLSISLKADQVISGTAINLFSSALASFLIFKIFKKGGQTDIVKALAYNVPASVKSIPIIGSILSGINWFVIIALILVFISHYVLFKTPVGLRIRSVGEHPKAADTLGINVYKVRYLCVMLSGALAGLGGAALIGITPVYREGMVAGRGFIALAAMIFGNWKPFGTMFACLLFAFGGSFEIFAQGFSWNLPSEFYSSIPYILTMLALAGFVGKTTAPAADGQPYEKGQR; encoded by the coding sequence ATGGATAGTTTAATCATAATAGGATTAGTAACAGCCACATTAAGGACAGCTACACCTTTAGTTTTTGCAGGTCTTGGAGGAGTATTTTCAGAAAGAGCTGGTGTAGTTAATATAGGACTAGAAGGAATGATGGTCATGGGCGCTTTCTTTTCAGTATATGGTACATATTTAACAGGAAGCCCTTTAGTTGGTATATTATTTGCAATAGTAGCAGGAGCTTTGATTGCATTGTTACATGCGTTTTTAAGTATATCCTTAAAAGCAGATCAGGTTATATCAGGTACAGCAATAAATTTATTTTCATCTGCACTAGCTAGTTTTTTAATTTTTAAAATTTTTAAAAAGGGTGGGCAAACAGATATAGTTAAAGCATTAGCCTATAATGTGCCAGCTTCAGTAAAATCAATACCTATAATAGGCTCAATACTATCAGGAATAAATTGGTTTGTTATCATTGCTTTAATACTTGTTTTTATATCTCATTATGTTTTATTTAAAACTCCAGTTGGATTAAGAATCAGATCAGTAGGTGAACATCCTAAAGCAGCAGATACTTTAGGAATAAATGTCTATAAAGTTAGATATCTATGTGTTATGTTATCAGGAGCTTTAGCCGGACTTGGAGGAGCAGCGTTAATAGGTATAACCCCTGTTTATAGAGAAGGAATGGTTGCAGGCCGTGGATTTATTGCCTTAGCAGCTATGATATTTGGTAATTGGAAACCTTTTGGAACTATGTTTGCTTGTTTATTATTTGCTTTTGGAGGTTCCTTTGAAATATTTGCTCAAGGTTTTAGTTGGAATTTGCCATCTGAATTTTATTCAAGTATACCATATATATTAACAATGTTAGCATTAGCAGGATTTGTAGGAAAAACTACAGCACCAGCTGCAGACGGACAGCCATACGAAAAAGGTCAAAGATAA